The following proteins are co-located in the Pseudomonas sp. ATCC 13867 genome:
- a CDS encoding sulfotransferase family protein, translated as MKRLVITLGMHRSGTSLLSAALEGLGVEYGNELIGPAPDNPKGFWEDRVVVELNERMYQALGVTSSTLGVDCTRMAAGARWRFQLQIARWLKPRLRGEGLLGLKDPRLPRLIDIWSPVLDRLKIDYWLLIPLRNPLSVAASLTARDGFSTGKGLLLWYEHMVRALRFTGGKRFVVVDYDRFLEQPEAALGELAAWLGLQPDPRMLERFRDQVFDPGLRHATYDLDALEQHPDSFPELVRLYRTLLALSVDQAHVHAPALSCGIERLVGRFEELWPILRQCGQWDMELWTIGQFCQLQETYLRQYKEEWLSRETDLMGWISTLEYTIGQEQAGRSEAESWLRNVESNSREQVAWISTLEDVIRQEQAGRAEAENWFRQAESGWREQLQRSTQRITVLAQDLGASQVQVQGLVQDLNALRCHADGLQLHLDQVLNSRSWRLTAPLRRVMQWWSLRASLSSN; from the coding sequence GTGAAGCGGCTGGTGATAACTCTCGGTATGCACCGCTCGGGTACGAGTCTGCTTTCCGCTGCGCTGGAGGGGCTGGGCGTTGAATATGGCAATGAGCTGATAGGACCGGCCCCGGATAATCCCAAGGGGTTCTGGGAAGATCGGGTCGTGGTGGAGCTTAACGAGCGCATGTACCAGGCGTTGGGGGTGACGTCCTCGACGCTGGGGGTGGACTGCACGCGGATGGCCGCCGGCGCTCGTTGGCGTTTTCAACTGCAGATCGCCCGATGGTTGAAGCCCCGGCTGAGGGGCGAAGGACTGCTTGGTCTCAAGGATCCGCGTCTGCCACGCTTGATAGATATTTGGTCGCCGGTGCTGGATCGTCTGAAGATCGACTACTGGCTGTTGATTCCCTTGAGAAACCCTCTCAGTGTGGCGGCGTCGCTGACTGCCCGGGATGGTTTCTCGACCGGCAAAGGCCTGTTGCTCTGGTATGAGCACATGGTGAGGGCGTTGCGGTTCACTGGCGGCAAGCGATTCGTGGTCGTCGACTATGACCGCTTCCTCGAACAGCCGGAGGCGGCTCTGGGTGAGCTGGCCGCATGGCTGGGACTGCAGCCCGACCCGCGGATGCTGGAGCGATTTCGGGATCAAGTGTTTGATCCCGGGCTGCGTCATGCCACCTACGATCTGGATGCGCTGGAGCAGCATCCGGATAGTTTTCCTGAACTGGTGCGTCTGTATCGGACTCTGCTCGCTTTGAGTGTCGATCAGGCCCATGTTCACGCCCCGGCCTTGTCTTGCGGCATTGAGCGGCTCGTTGGGCGATTCGAAGAGCTTTGGCCCATCCTCCGTCAATGTGGCCAGTGGGACATGGAACTATGGACGATCGGCCAGTTTTGCCAACTGCAAGAGACGTATTTGCGTCAGTATAAAGAAGAGTGGCTGAGTCGTGAGACAGACCTGATGGGGTGGATCTCGACGCTCGAATACACCATAGGCCAGGAGCAGGCTGGACGCTCGGAGGCTGAAAGCTGGCTCCGCAACGTTGAGAGCAACAGTCGGGAGCAGGTGGCGTGGATTTCGACGCTTGAAGATGTCATCCGTCAAGAGCAGGCCGGGCGTGCAGAGGCCGAAAACTGGTTCCGCCAGGCCGAGAGTGGCTGGCGGGAGCAATTGCAGAGGTCTACTCAGCGGATCACGGTCCTGGCACAGGACCTGGGTGCCTCTCAGGTGCAGGTGCAGGGCTTGGTACAGGATCTGAATGCGCTGCGGTGTCATGCCGATGGCTTGCAGCTCCACCTGGACCAGGTCCTCAACAGCCGCTCCTGGCGCCTGACAGCCCCATTGCGGCGCGTCATGCAGTGGTGGAGCTTGCGTGCATCGCTCAGCTCCAATTGA